A region of the Dysidea avara chromosome 9, odDysAvar1.4, whole genome shotgun sequence genome:
GCCACATTGCCATTTGCTGCAATGGCTTATTCCAGAGCACAAGATCACTCCAGATAAGATTGATGATGTCATCTGTGCTGAGATCCCTGATCCAATGGTTGATCCTGAGCTGCATCAGATCGTGATTTCCAACATGGTACATGGGCCCTGTGGGAGCATCAACCCTGACTCACCCTGCATGGAAGATGGCCGCTGCAGTAAGAGCTACCCAAAGCAGTTCAAGGCTGATATCCAACTACGTGCAGACAGTTACCCACTGTACAGGAGGAGGAACCCTGAGGATGGTGGACAAGTGGCTACCATTAATATGAGGGTGATTGGGTCTCGCGTTACTCAAGAGATTGACAACAGGTGGATTGTGCCTTACAACAAACTTCTGCTTCGTTCTTTAAACTGTCACTGTAATGTCGAGCTTTGCGTGTCCATCAAATCCATCAAGTATGTACTGAAATACGTACACAAGGGTTGTGATCAGGCAACCTTGCAGCAATG
Encoded here:
- the LOC136267585 gene encoding uncharacterized protein, translating into MVDGDGDPRNVGRRVILPSSFTGGPRYMYERQQDAMTYVRKYGHPDLFITMTTNPNWPEIRNNLLPGQEPLDCPDLVAHAFRLKVKKLLEMLTKEMIFGKPRAWLYSTEWQKCGLPHCHLLQWLIPEHKITPDKIDDVICAEIPDPMVDPELHQIVISNMVHGPCGSINPDSPCMEDGRCSKSYPKQFKADIQLRADSYPLYRRRNPEDGGQVATINMRVIGSRVTQEIDNRWIVPYNKLLLRSLNCHCNVELCVSIKSIKYVLKYVHKGCDQATLQQ